The Fusarium oxysporum f. sp. lycopersici 4287 chromosome 6, whole genome shotgun sequence DNA segment TATTGACTCTTCCTGTTCGATGAACTTTCTATCAACACTCGCCGCCCTTTGGGTCGCTCTTTCTCTTACGATGGTATTCTAAGCCTATTATATTTCCGTTTGCACTTGGCTGACTCTGGCTTTTCTTTTACTTTGCCCAACGAAAAGATACTAGTCGGGCTCTCTGGTTTATGCCTTTATCGTCTTTTCTATCATCCACTCGCCAAATTTCCAGGTCCTAAACTTGCCGCATGCAGCCAAGTTAGCAAGGCCCCTTTCTCTTCGTTGGAGTTCGATCGCTGATGCAGATCCAAACTAGTTCTGGTTCCTTCGTGCATGGACTGGAGGCAAGTATCCATTTGTAATGAGGGAATTGCACGACAGATACGGCGATGTAGTGAGGATTGCGCCTAATGAGCTTAGTTTCAAGACTCCACAAGCATACAAAGACATCTATAACCATGCCGTCGGCCACAAAACGCCTTTCCCAAAGAGTAAATACTTTTACAACCGAGGCGCGTCCATCAAGCATCCTGATATCGTATTCACAATTGACAGAGAATCGCATCGGTCCCAACGACGATCCCTTTCTCACGCCTTCAGTGCTCGTGCCCTTCGGGAGGCCGAGAGCACGATTCAGAGGCACGCCAGGCTATTTGTCCACCAGATTAGCCAACGCGGCAACCCAGGAACTGGCGGCGTAGATATGTCGGCTGCATTCACCTGGCTTACCTTCGACATCATCGGTGTGTTACACCAGCTGGCACGAAACCAGTGACAGATCTGGGAAGGCTATAACAGTGCTGACTGGCAATAGGTGACTTGACATTTGGGGAGTCGTTTGAATCGGTTGCGAATTGGGAGCCAGATACATATGTTGCACTCATCTTGGAATTTATAAAACACTTCACCATAATTCAGGCAGCTAAGCGACTGGGTATTTCGGAAGGCCTTCTATCTTTGTTTATACCAGGAGATCTTAAAGACAGCATGGCGTTCCATGAAAGTCTGACAAAGGAGAAGGTCGCTCGTCGTATAAAGCTGGGCGACTTCAACCAGCGCAGGGACTTCTTCGCGCACATTCTTAGAGACGGCGGCTTCAACCGTGATCATCTCGCAGAGCAAGCTAAGATATTGCTATTGGATGGGTCTGAAACCACGGCCACCTTCTTAGCGGGTGTCACATATCTGCTTTTGAAATCTCCAACTGCACTGTCGAAACTGCAGTGTGAAGTACGATCTTCTTTTGCTTCGCTTGATGAAATCAGAGGAGATTCATTAAACCAGCTGCCTTACCTCCGCGCTGCCATCGAAGAAGGTCTTCGTCTGTTTCCTCCTGTACCGCTTGGTCTTCCGCGGACGTGTCCTGGGGCAATGATCGACGGATGGTACGTTCCTTCTGGCACTGAAGTGTCAGTGGATAACTTTGTTATGTCTCACGATGCGAAGTCTTTCCCAGAGCCTGATGAGTTCCGTCCTGAACGCTGGCTTGAAGGTCAGACAGGAAATAACAAGGAGGCCAGCCGTCCATTTTCTATTGGCCCTCGTGCCTGTTTAGGTGTCAATCTCGCCTATCTTGAAGCGAGTCTGATTCTCGCCACTATGGCCTACTCCTTTGACTGGGAACTTGTCGATAAGAGCCTACACTGGTTTGAAGAGGTCGAATTGATGTCGTTCTGGAATAAGCCACAATTATTCATCCGCTACCACCCTCGTGGTTCTTTCCACGGAGCTTAGTTATGGAAGGGATAGACTACAGCTGTGTTATCGACCATGTGTATCAACGGCTCCAGTGGCGCCAATGATTCCAAGTGATCTTGCGTCCCAACCTCATTTCAGTCAAAATCCCCATTTTACGGTTTCACCGTTGCCTTGGGGTCAGATTTTTACGCTAGAGAAATGATTAGGGACCATTTGTCTTAATGCAAATCTTGGAGAGGAGAGTTTTCGGTGTCTCTTCTAGCTCGTTTACGTGTTTTTTAATTTTAGAGGCGATATAGCAACAAGCAAACTCTCAACCAAACAACGAAGTAATGAAGCAATAGTAAGcgtaattaataaagaatcGTTACGTTCTTTACTAACCGTATTATATATACTGCTAAGACACCTAGCTGGTGAACTAACTAGAGGCAGCGAGGATAAGGTTGATAATCTCCTTGTGGCGATGCAATACTGCTAGTTGTAGAGCTGTTGCGCGCCCTCCTCTTTGTGCACTAGCATCAGCGCCCTCGCCGAGAATAAGTTGAACGATATGTGTGTGTCCCCCCGATGCCGCGAGGCACAGAGCTTCGTTTAATATCAATTGGATTGTGTATTTAGACTGCAGGTCGTGGGAAATACGCTCACACTCCAGAGCACGAAGGGCTTTCCTGGCTGTGTTTATCATTCCCTTTCTTACCGCCCAGAGGAGGCTAACTGGGCTGTTGCTTTTTGTATCCCGATAGTATAAAATGTATTCGATGATAGGATAGACTTGTTTGCTAGTTTGAAGCAATGTGACAAGGTCTTTCGCCTCGAGGAAAGCAGCAAGTTCGAAGTAAAGTTCTGGCGGTAGAGTAAGGAGTGCCATTAGGTCCTCTGGCAGCTGCTTCGAAATCTGGTTAGGATAAGATAATAGGAGAAGAATTTGATCTCGAATACAGTGTGAGCTCTTAGAACATCGGTTCTTCTGAGTGTCATAATTATCTGTGTATGATAAAGTAACATGAAGGAGACATAAGTAATAAAGATAGAACTCCACTGTCGATTAACAACGACCACCCTGAAGGGCTAGAAGCCTGCATCCGCTAGGTTTTACCACATAAACTCGTATGGTGTGAAGTAATTCACCAATTAGCGTCCAGAAAAGGAGCCTGGAAGCCACATAGCTCGTTGGCGTGAAAGTTGTATTATATTCGTTAGGACTCCGTGAGAACAGGATTCTGTGGAATTGCTTACACCTTAGGTAAGATGCCGAAGCATGTTGACCGACTTAAGAGGGTGGCGCAGAACATCGAGAGGGAGCAAAACCAAGATTTACCAAGTGATTAAATAAAAGTTAAGTCTCATTGTTAACCTTGAAAAAGAATATCCATCTATGCAAACGTCAAAGATCACAGTCTGTCGAGATTGAGACGCATTTACACTCCCAGCAGAGAAACCCTGCGCCAGTTCACACGATTACATTGCAGTACGGGACTGAAAATGCCGTCATCCTACACCTGGGATGGAGTCAGATGATTTCCGTGGTACCTTACAAGGCTGCTTCCCTTCTTCAGTACACTGACAGAGACCAGGCCTGTCGCATCTTTGTATAACATCTCCTTTCCTTTAATAAACATGAACCTGATAGAGACGCTTACCGAGGACAGTCGCCATAGAAGAATAATAAGCAACATGTTCACCGAAGCTCAATCCTAtgaaatatttatttacctACGGTAAGGACTACATCGGGAAGATATGTCCTAGCTAGTGCTAATAAAGTATTGACGAAAAGCCGCTGGGTAGCGATTCACTTCCAGCGTGGCAGAAGCCATGGAATTAAGCGATATTGACAATAGTCGTAGTTGGTCAAGCGATAATGCTGGTGAAATACAGACCGCTTCCCTCTTGACGACTGATAGCGAAGTCACCTAACTTGTAGCTTTGCTTTAATTGGAAATTCCCCCTGCCTTCTACGCAACATAGATCTACGTATGCCAAAATAGACACAAATAGGAACTTTCGTCATTCGACGGTGCCTTGTCTATTCCTGTCCCATCATCTTATACATTTAGACTAATACGACAGCCTAAGATAAAACGAATAGCAGTTACAAATGCCTCTAATGATTGGGTGCATTCATTTACAAATAGGCTAAGGCAATAAAGGAAAAAAGCTACTTATTGGTATGAACTGCGGGACAAGCTCTACAATCTTTTCTTTCAAGCAAGGCTATTATCAGATTGGTTTGTGACGCCTCAACTTGCATGTTTCACGGACAAAGCTACTTCCTCTCATGGCTCTTCTTAATTGTGCCGTTGATTTTCCTAGTTCCACCAAATCCTTTAGACACAACTCACTGCTCATTTTTGAATGTAGTTTACCCGGTTTCCTTGTTCCTAATTCCACACTGACTGATAATGTAGGTTACGAATACTGCGGCGTTTTCAGTCGTGAACGTAACCGCTGAAAGGTTGACAATGAGCCCTGACTTTGTACTTCACCAGTTTCTCTGTATACATGTTGACGGGACTGGCATTTACTCGATCAATGGCAAAGTTACCCGCAAACCACTGGCTGCTATCCTGTTGTCGCCATCGGACCGCGAAGACTCTTATAAACGCACAGAAGGCATAGCTATAGCTACTAAATGGTTATTCATTCTCCTCATGGCTAGTTCTAGCGCCTGGTGGGTTCTATCCCAGATATCCTCCGGTATCTCAGTTGTCAGATGGGGCTTATGGGCTTTGTCAATGATAGAAGCAATTACCATCGTCATCTGTGTGGTCATAGCACGAAATGAAGCACAAAGCTTCTCATTCGTGGTGGGAACAAGTGCTGTATTATATGGATCACTGTTCTATGCCTCTATACTGATTTTATCCATACTTCTTGGCTTTTTAATCTGGGATATCACCCGAAGCGAGCCACCAACGTTTCTTGCAATCCCGTACAAAAGATACGAACAAAGAGGAAGCAGTAAACGTTCAGTCCTATCCACAGCAAAAGAACATGTTGTCATACTATGGCTTGTTCTGGGTTCCTTGCTACGAACTGTAAGATCAAGCGGAAGCCGGTAGTTCCCAAAGTTGTGCCTTAGCCGTGGAAACAGTTTAAAGCTCAAGGTTGTACATTATATAGTATTGCTACGCTTTGCATTCAACGGCAATACCCGAAGGCCATTAGCTATAGAGCAGGTGTAAAATCAACGAATTCATCGCAGTCTATGTTTAATCTTCTTATGCCAGCAACTTGGAAGTATAGCATGCTGTTAAGACTGCCTGAAATTTCTGATGGTCTTAAAGAATGCTTCTACCTAGAGTCTATAGTAGGACGAAGAGTGCAGGAAACCTCGCTCCCCTTTGGGCTTCACATAACGCGCTTGAATGCCAAACAGCAAGAGTACGGAGCGCTATAACAAATTGTCGACAGATATCTTGGCAAAAATATCCTTGAATAATCAAGTATCATCGATATCTTGGCTTAAGACTGTTGAATAATACAGACAAGAAAATAGACACATGCGAGTGAAGCCGTAACGGATTAATTTAAGGTTGTTTCGTGGGGAAGTGAAGAGGTGTATCTATCCTTCAGTTTGTCAATAATATCTGTTAGTATGGGAGTATTCTTACACAGGGGCTAATCCCTTTGTGTGGCAAGGATGTTAGCGCTAGCGCTTGTTACTCCATTAGACGATATGTGGTTGGTCACCTGATTTAGTGCTATCAACTTCCTCACAGAAGACGTCCCCGATATCTACTCCGAGCCGCACGCGGAGCGTCGGCGATACCGCGGTAGGTTATTGCCTCATATTTTATTCATCATAATCACGTCTTCATATTGAGGGTTAGATATGACAACATATATCCTTAGTGGTAGTTCTGTTACACAGAGTATTTTACAATAACACAGAGATGCAGTCAAGGTTTGGCTTTCAAGACTGGAACTTACCCTAAACAAGCGTACGTGTTAGCAGAGAAGAATGAACGGAATGCTATTATACAAATATATATAACACCAGTAGTTGTATTCAATAATCAAGCTTTGACTGAAATCCTCCCCTGTTCTATATTGGTTTCATCTTACTCTCTTAGCGATGTCCATCTTTTTCGAACTCTGGGCACTCGACAATGCTTCACTTCAGTCCTAGGATCTCTCCGCCACCCAAAGGTATCACTGGGCTTCCACTCTCGTGTAACACGTGGATCTGATTCTTGAATGATAACCTCGATATATTCAAGGAACAACCTACTCGTCTCAGGGACAAAACAGTAAGCAAATAAACAACTGCCCAGAGATAGAAAGGCGAAGAGCAGAAAGATCGCAGACCGTCTGGCCCATTCAATCTCGATGAGATATGGTGTATAGACAGACGCGAAGACTGCCCATAGCCAGTGAACTCCGGCGGAAATCCCAATGTCCCTGGATCTTGTAGCAGTGCAAGGGATTTCTCCAGTAATGATCCACACTGCAGGTGCCCAGCTTGACGCAACGAGAAAAAGGAATAGAGCCATGAAGACAAGCTGGACACGGTTGACCACAAACTCTTCATGAGTCAAACCAACTGCCATACCAACAATGGCTGTGAGAAAGTGGCATGACGACACGGCCAGTCCGCCGAAGAAAAGCGTCCGGCGCTGACCGAGCTTCCGGAATATCAACATATACATGGGCGTGGCACAAAGGCGGACAAAGGAAAAGACTAGGGCGATCACAAGGGGGTCGCTGAGAGCCTCATGAGACTCAGCGAGCGAGGGCAAGGAGAGCATGATAAAGTTTATACCTGTGCTGTTACATTAGGAGATGAATGGTCAGTTCGTGTCCGGGTTGTAGGTTCATTCCGTGTGGCAACGTACCATTGATACATAGTATGTAGAAAGACACTGAAGCTCAGAGGATGGATTCTTCTGTGAGGTGTTCTAGCGATGCCTTTTACGCGAGCGCAAAACCATTCCTTGACAAGTTCTCGAAATGAGACTCTTTCTGGACCTAGGCCAGTCTCGTGGCTGAAGTAAATTTCGCTCAACTCCATCCCTACACGCTGCTTATTTAACTCGCTCTGCGGCTTTGGATTTCGCAAGCGACATAGGGCAGTGTAGGCTTCTTCATTGCGACCCATGTTGACTAAATGACGTGGTGATTCAGGTATAAACGTAACGCCTATGGCCAGGAGTATCGGCCAGATGAATTGACATGCAACAAGACATCTATAGGCAGATATATCGGTATCTCTGCCGACTAGATAGGCAATGGAGGTAGCTACTAGCAGGCCCAGAGCAACGCATCCTTGATATCCGGCAATCAAGTAGCCTCGGAGAGAAGAATGACACTGATAGAGGTCAGTAAGGAAAAGTCGACAGCAAACGGGTGGGATTCCTTCGGCAGAAAGCGGTAAAGTGAGGTGAAATCGAAGTTATGCTAGGAACATTGCGTTGAGGAAGTCTAGGAGGCTCACCGTTTCTGTCATGTATAATACAGTTCCGACTGAGTTGATCCCCACTCCAACCCCACCGATCAGGCGGCCGATGAGAACCAGTACCAAGGCAGAGTCGTAGAAACCAACTGCCATTTGCAAAGACACGCCAACCACGTAGACGGCAGAGCTGAGCTGGATGAGCCACTTACGACCCAGTCGGTCTCCAAGAGCACCACCGCTGATCGCCCCGAAAGAAGCACCGCAGAAAAGGATAGACATAACGAGGGCTACATTGTTTTGAGATATTTTGGTTTCTCCAGGACCTTCGACGACGGCAATAAAGGAATTAGATCGGATAAGTCCATTCACACAGCCGAAATCATagccaaggacaaggccgCCGGTAGCAACGATTGCAGTTAATAGAATGGAGCCGAAGTTCGTGTCTACTTCTGCCTCGTAATGAAAATGGGCTCTATGCAAGATCATATTATCCCGATCACCCGGGGGATCCTTTTTCAGATTAATCGCCGCCATCACTTGAGGAGGATGCTGGAGAGTAAGCGATGAAACTGAGTGATCAGAATGGACACCACTGAGGTCTCGGGTAGCTGGTATAGTATCAGAGGTTGGCTGGCGGAAACAAGGGCAAATGGGGTCTTCCAGACAAAGAGAGGGATCCTAAATAATGGTCCCTGGGGTAAGCTCCGATGGCTTAGTGACTCGTTTTATGGATTAAATCTATGATCATACGAGCATTCACATAATAAGAAAGTTTATCTTGTGTTGTTTCCCAAAGGCAGGTTCATGATGCTTGGTATCTGCAAAGTAGAAATATCACATTATCGCGTTCTGGACATCATCGTATTCGTGGGCGCGCGTTAGTGATGCGTGGCTTTCACACCGGCTTTGGTCAGAATTGGACGGTATGCATATGCCTTGAGCTTCATAGGTAACGGATACCTTAAGTTAGGCGTGTATTTCTCGATTAATCACAATCGATCATGGATGATAACCCTGTGGGCCCATCTAAGGCTGAAGCTCGTTGCATCACTCTGACGGCTTCCAGTCAACGATGACTATGAATGGTTTCTTGTAGTGTGTCTAGCTCTGCCCTCTGCGCCTCCAATAACGTTACATACTAGTCATCATTGCGTAACAAGAGATATCATCCTTGTAGTATGGGGCGGTAGGCTTACGCCCTGAACAAAACTCAAGCTCGATGAAGGAATACAAAGCCCTGCATTGAAAGGCCGGGAAAACCTATGGTGATGGCCGAGCGTAGCGTATATCTCTCAAGGAATCATCTTTCCCTCTCACAGGGATCTTTATTGTGAGTCTAGACTGCTCTAGATGTGTGAAAGAATTACATGTGATGGCTGCAAAAGCTGACCATGTAGGAAGCACCGACAATCGACGCGTTTATTGTACGTTGACCAAAGGATTATTCGTTGGCTACTTGTTAATACACGCATCGCTTTTGTCTCCGGCTCTTGCCGTGCTTCACACGAAAGCATTGGTTCCTAGCTTGTCCGGACTTAAGGGCCCCGCCCTATTTTCGAGTGAAGTTTGCTTACGTGAAGCGGTCTGACATT contains these protein-coding regions:
- a CDS encoding hypothetical protein (At least one base has a quality score < 10) — its product is MAAINLKKDPPGDRDNMILHRAHFHYEAEVDTNFGSILLTAIVATGGLVLGYDFGCVNGLIRSNSFIAVVEGPGETKISQNNVALVMSILFCGASFGAISGGALGDRLGRKWLIQLSSAVYVVGVSLQMAVGFYDSALVLVLIGRLIGGVGVGINSVGTVLYMTETCHSSLRGYLIAGYQGCVALGLLVATSIAYLVGRDTDISAYRCLVACQFIWPILLAIGVTFIPESPRHLVNMGRNEEAYTALCRLRNPKPQSELNKQRVGMELSEIYFSHETGLGPERVSFRELVKEWFCARVKGIARTPHRRIHPLSFSVFLHTMYQCTGINFIMLSLPSLAESHEALSDPLVIALVFSFVRLCATPMYMLIFRKLGQRRTLFFGGLAVSSCHFLTAIVGMAVGLTHEEFVVNRVQLVFMALFLFLVASSWAPAVWIITGEIPCTATRSRDIGISAGVHWLWAVFASVYTPYLIEIEWARRSAIFLLFAFLSLGSCLFAYCFVPETSRLFLEYIEVIIQESDPRVTREWKPSDTFGWRRDPRTEVKHCRVPRVRKRWTSLRE